A single window of Nocardia sp. NBC_01327 DNA harbors:
- a CDS encoding polysaccharide pyruvyl transferase family protein: MLVDNGEYWLRNRGDIAMMVMTVDRLREHWPQARIGMLTDEPRVMRAVLPEAEPVFAGGGGHWGRSGLGGQLDQVTGTRFLGPAALHWRAATEVPKHHLRGVRDWVRTEASALIGGEQASESSGMPPLPPVPAAVSDASLVIAQGGGYMTDVDLYQAHRTLNLLEYAQGLGIPNVMIGQGMGPMRDPELLRRAAEVLPKVDFIGLREGVRGPKLLAELGVPADRILVTGDDAVEFSYRMRRPEIGGDLGLCLRIADYSKVSDSARDTLGAVVRARAAEFGTALAPLIISEYDDEDRTHTLPLLTGAAKVRAVIGRAGTAQDVARQVSRCRVLVTSAYHLAVFALSQGIPAVAVTASQYYDDKFYGLADMFGAGLRVVHLDADNLETELTRAVRELWESAPELRDTLQQKAVEQIDTGRTGLDRVFRLVEEGPGGLSG, encoded by the coding sequence GTGCTGGTCGACAACGGAGAGTATTGGCTGCGTAATCGCGGCGATATCGCCATGATGGTCATGACGGTGGACCGGCTGCGCGAGCACTGGCCACAGGCCCGCATCGGAATGCTCACCGACGAACCACGGGTGATGCGCGCGGTGCTGCCGGAGGCCGAACCGGTCTTCGCGGGCGGCGGAGGCCATTGGGGCAGAAGCGGTTTGGGCGGTCAGCTCGATCAGGTCACCGGCACCCGGTTCCTCGGTCCGGCGGCGCTGCACTGGCGCGCCGCCACGGAGGTGCCGAAGCATCATCTGCGCGGGGTGCGCGATTGGGTGCGCACCGAGGCGAGTGCACTGATCGGCGGGGAGCAGGCGTCCGAGTCCTCGGGGATGCCGCCGCTGCCCCCGGTTCCGGCTGCGGTCAGCGACGCCTCCCTGGTCATCGCGCAGGGCGGCGGCTATATGACCGATGTCGACCTCTACCAGGCGCACCGCACCCTCAACCTGCTGGAATACGCTCAGGGCCTGGGCATTCCGAATGTGATGATCGGCCAGGGCATGGGCCCGATGCGCGATCCGGAGCTGTTGCGGCGGGCGGCGGAGGTGCTGCCCAAGGTGGACTTCATCGGCCTGCGCGAAGGCGTGCGCGGTCCGAAACTCCTGGCGGAGCTCGGTGTTCCGGCGGACCGGATACTGGTCACCGGCGACGACGCCGTCGAATTCTCCTACCGTATGCGACGTCCCGAGATCGGCGGCGACCTCGGCCTCTGCCTGCGCATCGCCGACTATTCGAAGGTCAGCGACTCCGCGCGCGACACCCTGGGCGCGGTCGTGCGCGCCCGGGCCGCCGAATTCGGCACGGCCCTGGCCCCGCTCATCATCTCCGAGTACGACGATGAGGATCGCACCCACACCCTGCCGCTGCTGACCGGCGCCGCCAAGGTGCGCGCCGTGATCGGCCGCGCCGGCACCGCCCAGGATGTGGCGCGTCAGGTCTCGCGCTGCCGGGTGCTGGTCACCAGCGCCTACCACCTGGCGGTTTTCGCGCTGTCACAAGGTATTCCGGCGGTCGCTGTAACGGCGAGCCAGTACTACGACGACAAGTTCTATGGATTGGCAGATATGTTCGGCGCCGGATTACGGGTCGTTCATCTCGACGCCGACAACCTCGAGACCGAATTGACACGTGCTGTCCGGGAATTGTGGGAATCGGCGCCCGAATTGCGAGATACGCTGCAGCAGAAGGCAGTCGAGCAGATCGATACCGGCCGCACGGGCCTGGACCGAGTGTTCCGTCTCGTGGAGGAGGGGCCGGGGGGCCTGTCCGGCTAA
- a CDS encoding glycosyltransferase family 4 protein, with the protein MHGSEWFSAAPGGLNRYFTDLYSALARIPEISVTARAFGAAPLGAGSWGPTGRSTGWRVRTSYLDRGELKRGTVLDRHFALYGASPLGRNPLVVHFHGPWAAESRMAGEGDRSVRAKYLVERLRYARADRFIVLSNHFRRLLIDDYRVSEDKVLVVPPGVDLGRFPPPQATQPTGMVLCVRRLERRMGIDVLIRGWPDVVAAHPDARLVIVGTGTAETELRESAAGDSSIIFTGPVTDEQLTALYLEADLTVVPSLALEGFGLIALESLAAGRAPVVSDCGGLPDSVRDLDATLIVPPGDAEALSARIADALSGTRPDPAKCRAHAETFSWDVAAHRHRDIYAELAG; encoded by the coding sequence ATGCACGGGTCCGAGTGGTTTTCCGCAGCACCTGGTGGGCTCAATCGGTACTTCACCGATCTCTATTCCGCATTGGCGCGGATTCCGGAAATATCGGTTACCGCAAGAGCTTTCGGTGCTGCGCCTCTCGGCGCGGGCTCATGGGGTCCGACCGGTCGGTCCACTGGGTGGCGGGTGCGGACTTCGTATCTTGATCGCGGGGAGTTGAAGCGGGGAACGGTGCTGGATCGACATTTCGCCCTGTACGGGGCCTCGCCCCTGGGGCGGAACCCGCTGGTCGTGCACTTTCACGGACCATGGGCGGCGGAGAGCCGGATGGCCGGAGAGGGCGATCGGTCGGTGCGGGCCAAGTACCTGGTCGAGCGGCTGCGGTATGCGCGAGCGGATCGATTCATCGTGCTGTCCAACCACTTTCGGCGATTGCTCATCGACGACTACCGCGTGAGCGAGGACAAGGTGCTGGTCGTTCCGCCGGGGGTCGACCTCGGCCGGTTCCCGCCACCGCAAGCCACGCAACCCACCGGCATGGTGCTCTGCGTGCGGCGACTGGAACGGCGCATGGGTATCGATGTACTCATCCGCGGTTGGCCCGACGTTGTGGCCGCGCATCCCGACGCGAGACTCGTGATCGTCGGAACCGGTACTGCCGAAACGGAATTGCGTGAATCAGCAGCCGGCGACAGCTCGATAATCTTCACCGGGCCGGTCACCGACGAGCAACTCACCGCGCTCTATCTCGAGGCCGATCTCACCGTCGTGCCGTCGCTCGCGCTCGAAGGATTCGGGCTCATCGCCCTGGAATCGCTTGCGGCAGGCCGAGCTCCCGTGGTGTCCGACTGCGGCGGACTACCGGATTCGGTCCGTGACCTCGATGCCACGCTAATTGTGCCGCCCGGTGATGCCGAGGCCCTCAGTGCCCGTATCGCCGACGCGCTGTCCGGCACCCGGCCCGATCCGGCAAAGTGCCGCGCCCATGCCGAGACCTTCTCCTGGGACGTAGCCGCCCACCGGCATCGGGATATCTACGCCGAACTGGCGGGGTGA
- the rfbC gene encoding dTDP-4-dehydrorhamnose 3,5-epimerase yields MRIETTELADVLVLSPQPFRDGRGLFTRTFDAEEFDSFLQAPGYSATFLQDSQSRSYRGVVRGMHGRAGRGEAKLVRCSHGSVHDVLVDIRPNSPTFGQQQAFLLDDTDFRNLFVPAGFLHGFQALSPVADVCYRIDRPHDPAEDIGIAYDDPDLAIAWPQPVTVVSDRDAAANSWQQLLAAFGR; encoded by the coding sequence GTGCGTATCGAAACCACCGAGCTCGCCGACGTCCTGGTGCTCTCGCCGCAGCCCTTCCGCGACGGCCGCGGCCTGTTCACCCGGACCTTCGACGCCGAGGAGTTCGACAGCTTCCTGCAGGCGCCCGGCTACTCGGCGACCTTCCTGCAGGATTCGCAGTCGCGCTCCTATCGCGGCGTGGTGCGCGGCATGCACGGGCGGGCCGGGCGCGGTGAGGCGAAGCTGGTGCGCTGCTCGCACGGTTCGGTGCACGACGTGCTGGTGGATATTCGCCCGAACTCGCCGACCTTCGGGCAGCAGCAGGCCTTCCTGCTGGATGACACCGATTTCCGGAACCTGTTCGTGCCGGCCGGATTTCTGCACGGCTTCCAGGCGCTGAGCCCGGTGGCCGACGTCTGCTACCGCATCGACCGGCCGCACGATCCGGCCGAGGACATCGGCATCGCCTACGACGATCCGGATCTGGCCATCGCCTGGCCGCAACCGGTCACGGTGGTCTCCGACCGCGACGCCGCCGCCAATTCGTGGCAGCAGCTGCTCGCGGCCTTCGGGCGCTGA
- a CDS encoding glycosyltransferase family 2 protein: MVNLSVCVPAYNSGRTLGATLRSILDQDTAFEVIVLDNASTDDTGAVARSFDDPRMRIVRNEETLPIGENWNKAVSLAKGRLVKVVCADDILLPGSLEAQLEVMGDNGIAICASKFQVIDEGGNIEETDLGLPDLLGPRNAQALMRTIVRRGPADFGPTAAAMFRRKDFERVGGFRGDLVFPMDVDLFARVSAFGMFYGMQQVLAAWRNSSFNLCSNTSTVSKLSEMLRFHHRLGQEYPQLIGRGAVLGGDLRLARAAADRARIRATATLLRRPELLH, translated from the coding sequence ATGGTCAACCTGTCGGTGTGCGTTCCGGCCTACAATTCCGGACGCACACTGGGCGCAACACTGCGCTCGATTCTCGACCAGGACACCGCATTCGAGGTGATCGTCCTCGACAATGCCAGCACCGACGATACCGGCGCGGTGGCGAGATCCTTCGATGATCCGCGCATGCGCATCGTCCGCAACGAAGAGACGCTGCCGATCGGCGAGAACTGGAACAAGGCCGTCTCGCTGGCCAAGGGCCGCCTGGTGAAGGTGGTCTGCGCCGACGATATCCTGCTGCCCGGCTCGCTGGAGGCGCAGCTGGAGGTCATGGGCGACAATGGAATCGCCATCTGCGCCTCGAAGTTCCAGGTCATCGACGAGGGCGGCAATATCGAGGAGACCGATCTCGGTCTGCCCGATCTGCTCGGCCCGCGCAATGCGCAGGCGCTCATGCGCACCATCGTGCGCCGCGGCCCCGCCGATTTCGGGCCTACCGCCGCGGCCATGTTCCGGCGCAAGGATTTCGAGCGCGTCGGCGGCTTCCGCGGCGACCTGGTCTTCCCCATGGATGTGGACCTGTTCGCGCGCGTCAGCGCCTTCGGCATGTTCTACGGTATGCAGCAGGTCCTGGCGGCCTGGCGCAATTCGAGTTTCAACCTGTGCAGCAATACCTCGACCGTGAGCAAGCTCAGCGAGATGCTGCGCTTCCATCATCGGCTGGGCCAGGAGTACCCACAGCTGATCGGCCGGGGCGCGGTGCTCGGCGGCGATCTGCGCCTGGCCCGCGCGGCCGCCGATCGAGCGCGTATCCGGGCGACGGCAACACTGTTGCGCCGCCCGGAGCTGCTGCACTGA
- a CDS encoding serine/threonine-protein kinase, producing the protein MARTLAQGQTFAGYVIERLLGVGGMGEVYLARDRDLPRSVALKLLSPAVADDAEVRARFLREADTAARLAHPNIVAVYARGRDEDRLWMAMQYIEGTDVAAALRDGPMRPDHAVRILGETARALDHAHRAGVLHRDVKPANILLAWGPEQRVFLADFGIAKALDQTSALTRTGEMYASFQYASPEQFELRTDMDQRADVYALGCTLFHMLTGALPYPGPTTAQLINGHLNGQIPRPSELNPAVPTAFDEVIACALAKDRTQRYGTCGELAAAAAHALTATNRGGAPWTPPVSAPRLAVVEGAGTTQHPRTAYGQTTQHNAAPLQYGPAVTQLAPGGFRQDGSGPSPAVHEVPSTPRPRRKGRKRLIVAGLLAAIVVAGIGVGFGSGALRFTIGAGAGAGPGALVPGVTQTDASRDAATKAACDYGILMTTYDYTDGDGWQAKVENGATGTWKSQAQQLLPAIRLLLESDSEHTRGTDSKCTVTSGNTTHYELAVDITQVNSTKGKADTTDHQNVTMSMDYVDGKWLCSKWVSPLFPS; encoded by the coding sequence GTGGCGAGGACACTCGCGCAGGGACAGACATTCGCGGGCTATGTGATCGAGCGTCTGCTCGGCGTCGGCGGAATGGGCGAGGTCTATCTGGCCCGCGATCGAGACCTGCCGCGCTCGGTAGCACTGAAGCTGCTCAGCCCTGCCGTAGCCGACGACGCCGAGGTCCGCGCCCGATTCCTCCGCGAAGCCGATACCGCGGCGCGACTGGCACATCCGAATATCGTGGCCGTCTACGCCCGCGGTCGCGACGAGGACCGGCTGTGGATGGCCATGCAGTACATCGAGGGCACAGACGTCGCCGCGGCCCTGCGCGACGGACCGATGCGCCCCGACCACGCGGTGCGCATCCTCGGCGAAACCGCACGAGCGCTGGACCACGCCCATCGCGCCGGCGTCCTGCACCGTGACGTGAAACCCGCCAACATCCTGCTGGCGTGGGGCCCTGAACAGCGGGTATTCCTGGCAGACTTCGGAATAGCGAAAGCCCTCGACCAGACCAGCGCGCTCACCCGCACCGGTGAGATGTACGCCAGCTTCCAATACGCCTCACCCGAACAGTTCGAACTGCGCACGGATATGGACCAGCGCGCCGACGTATACGCACTCGGCTGCACGCTGTTCCACATGCTCACCGGCGCACTGCCGTACCCCGGACCGACCACCGCCCAGCTGATCAACGGGCATCTCAACGGGCAGATACCGCGACCGAGCGAACTGAATCCGGCGGTACCCACCGCGTTCGACGAGGTGATCGCCTGCGCGCTGGCCAAGGATCGCACGCAGCGGTACGGCACCTGCGGGGAATTGGCGGCCGCAGCTGCTCACGCGCTGACCGCGACGAATCGCGGTGGTGCGCCGTGGACTCCGCCGGTATCAGCGCCGAGGCTGGCCGTTGTCGAGGGTGCCGGGACAACGCAGCATCCGCGAACGGCTTACGGGCAAACGACTCAGCACAATGCCGCGCCGTTGCAGTACGGACCGGCGGTGACCCAGTTAGCGCCGGGAGGCTTCCGTCAAGACGGTTCAGGTCCGTCGCCCGCTGTGCACGAGGTGCCCTCCACTCCTCGGCCCCGTCGCAAGGGACGAAAGCGACTCATCGTCGCAGGTTTGCTCGCCGCGATCGTGGTCGCGGGTATCGGTGTCGGATTCGGCAGTGGAGCCTTGCGATTCACGATCGGCGCAGGTGCGGGGGCCGGCCCCGGCGCGCTCGTTCCCGGCGTCACCCAGACCGATGCCTCCCGCGACGCTGCGACCAAGGCTGCCTGCGACTACGGCATTTTGATGACGACCTACGACTACACCGACGGCGACGGATGGCAGGCGAAAGTCGAAAACGGTGCCACAGGAACATGGAAATCCCAGGCACAGCAACTACTCCCCGCCATCCGACTGCTTCTCGAGTCAGACTCCGAGCACACCCGCGGAACAGATTCGAAATGCACTGTCACTTCCGGTAACACCACACACTACGAACTCGCAGTGGATATCACTCAGGTGAACTCCACAAAGGGCAAGGCCGACACAACCGACCACCAAAACGTCACCATGTCCATGGACTACGTAGACGGTAAGTGGTTGTGCAGCAAGTGGGTCAGCCCACTCTTCCCGTCCTGA
- a CDS encoding MspA family porin, whose protein sequence is MGNTQRVVVTRAAATAVAATAFLTLGGGMSTAAVDADNSIVDQQGRTVEAISADTRIDFVAPLDGNPLTREWFHSGKACFRVTSPDDDKWSGHVTIGYQVGYPATLTGKISFQYQTPSLEFQITQPPALNFFNLIPTVGGELDVGFGPGIQSVDAAGGDVSGKDGCLTMSGFHGTVTGVLGQTTIRPFVRLTSSGGDTVVAYGPLSHS, encoded by the coding sequence ATGGGGAACACACAGCGCGTGGTGGTCACGCGCGCCGCGGCGACCGCAGTCGCCGCCACTGCCTTTCTGACACTGGGCGGCGGAATGTCCACCGCCGCAGTCGATGCCGATAATTCGATCGTCGATCAGCAGGGTCGCACCGTCGAAGCCATCTCCGCCGATACCCGTATCGATTTTGTCGCACCGCTGGACGGCAACCCGCTCACCCGCGAGTGGTTCCACAGCGGCAAGGCCTGCTTCAGGGTCACCTCGCCCGACGATGACAAGTGGTCCGGCCACGTCACCATCGGCTATCAGGTCGGCTATCCGGCCACCTTGACCGGGAAGATCTCTTTCCAGTACCAGACGCCCAGCCTCGAATTCCAGATCACCCAGCCGCCCGCGCTCAACTTCTTCAATCTCATTCCGACGGTGGGCGGCGAGCTGGATGTGGGCTTCGGGCCGGGTATTCAGTCGGTGGACGCCGCCGGCGGCGATGTGTCCGGCAAGGACGGCTGCCTCACCATGTCGGGCTTCCACGGCACGGTGACCGGCGTTCTCGGTCAGACCACCATCCGCCCGTTCGTCCGGCTCACCAGCAGCGGCGGCGATACCGTCGTCGCCTACGGGCCGCTGTCGCACAGCTAG
- a CDS encoding HNH endonuclease signature motif containing protein, giving the protein MNPGGETTIVTSAHALDTAVESLLNASLTPLCDEQFIALMGEVETSMRKLEAVKHRFVTETCTRSLAARAGSTSPIKFLEQTLRLSHADAASRVNAAKQLSPQPALGGDLEPELAYVAEAQREGQISVDHVRRITQVLKRIPCAADPGQKDLAQDVLTTYARTGSPDKLIDLGEIILAHIDPDGTLTQDKDRDRMRGLTLGRKRADAMSPLIGEITEPLREVLEPLLAKFARPGMCNPADPDSPKVADRTLDRDKLKAAAERDTRSAAQRNHDALLAVLRFQLDRPKLGSHRGLPVEAIITMRLEDVERGAGIATTATGGTLTIAQALELAAGTRPLLVVLNKAGLPLYLGRGRDRLASPAQRLALIASDKGCTRPGCSAPASIAAAHHVTGWAEGGRTDIDNLTLACDGCHAMIHDGPGGWKTIVMGEDTPFPGRTGWIAPPHIDPTGTPQVNHPHHTGEVMAGALTQIRTRERAQRERRQAWLDDRKTTPTPTPVLE; this is encoded by the coding sequence ATGAATCCGGGGGGAGAAACCACAATCGTCACCAGTGCACACGCACTGGACACGGCCGTGGAATCCCTCCTGAACGCCTCCCTCACCCCACTGTGCGACGAGCAATTCATCGCGCTCATGGGCGAGGTCGAGACCAGCATGCGCAAACTCGAAGCCGTCAAACACCGCTTCGTCACCGAAACCTGCACCCGCTCCCTGGCCGCCCGCGCCGGATCAACCTCCCCGATCAAATTCCTCGAACAAACCCTGCGCCTGTCCCACGCCGACGCCGCTTCGCGGGTCAACGCGGCGAAGCAGTTGAGCCCGCAACCCGCCCTGGGTGGGGACCTGGAACCGGAGTTGGCGTATGTCGCCGAAGCCCAACGCGAGGGCCAGATCTCGGTCGATCACGTGCGCCGGATCACGCAGGTCCTCAAGCGCATCCCCTGCGCCGCCGACCCCGGGCAGAAGGACCTCGCCCAAGACGTTTTGACCACCTACGCACGTACCGGCAGCCCCGACAAACTGATCGACCTCGGGGAGATCATCCTCGCCCACATCGACCCGGACGGCACCCTGACCCAGGACAAGGACCGCGACCGCATGCGCGGACTCACCCTCGGACGTAAGCGCGCCGACGCCATGTCCCCGCTGATCGGGGAGATCACCGAACCGCTGCGCGAAGTCCTGGAACCCTTGCTGGCCAAGTTCGCCCGGCCCGGTATGTGCAACCCCGCTGATCCGGACAGCCCGAAGGTCGCCGACCGCACCCTCGACCGGGACAAGCTCAAGGCCGCTGCCGAGCGTGATACCCGCAGTGCGGCGCAACGCAACCATGATGCGTTGCTGGCGGTGCTGCGGTTTCAGCTCGACCGCCCCAAACTCGGCTCCCACCGCGGTCTGCCCGTGGAGGCGATCATCACCATGCGCCTGGAGGATGTGGAGCGGGGTGCCGGGATCGCGACCACCGCGACCGGGGGCACCCTGACCATCGCGCAAGCCCTGGAACTGGCCGCCGGAACCCGCCCGTTGTTGGTGGTGTTGAACAAGGCCGGGCTGCCCCTGTATTTGGGGCGGGGTCGGGATCGGTTGGCCAGTCCCGCACAACGACTGGCGTTGATCGCCTCCGACAAGGGCTGCACCCGCCCCGGGTGCAGTGCCCCCGCCTCGATAGCGGCGGCCCATCATGTCACCGGGTGGGCCGAGGGCGGGCGCACCGATATCGACAACCTCACCCTCGCCTGCGATGGGTGCCACGCGATGATCCACGACGGCCCCGGCGGCTGGAAAACCATTGTCATGGGCGAAGACACACCGTTTCCGGGCCGGACCGGGTGGATCGCCCCACCGCATATCGACCCGACCGGGACTCCGCAGGTCAATCACCCGCACCACACCGGTGAGGTGATGGCCGGTGCCCTGACCCAGATCCGCACCCGCGAACGGGCACAACGCGAACGGCGACAAGCATGGCTCGATGACCGCAAAACCACCCCCACCCCCACCCCCGTCCTCGAATAG
- a CDS encoding methyltransferase domain-containing protein: protein MSADSTRGCCGCGAVSLIRVLDLGKMPAADHFPPVGAPAEAVDSTHPLAMDLCTECGLAQLAEDDTVTAEPRGVEPQALRDQAADALARVSAAGWLTGRTTREFGSPHGGSWLPLLTGFTETEDPADVVIDCFGIMHEPDQRGAFARRAAATAPDGVLLLQFHSLHAIVEQGQWNALRHGHFAYYSLTALRRLLADAGMRIAAAWGFDLYGGTVLVAAVHAPAESSEATGDAQVARILEAEISLFGAEPDTAAEAVRSLQHAADQQAAALRRWLEYETLSGSRIFAYGAASRAVALLHLAGAHRGLLAAVADASPAKQGRRMPGTDIPIIDPAELLAAQPDRVLLTLPDLLQEVRSRWPGLEGRWVVDIPETI, encoded by the coding sequence ATGAGCGCCGATTCGACGCGGGGATGTTGCGGTTGTGGTGCCGTATCACTGATCCGGGTACTGGACCTGGGCAAAATGCCTGCCGCAGACCATTTTCCGCCTGTCGGCGCGCCTGCCGAGGCGGTCGACAGCACCCATCCGCTGGCCATGGATCTGTGCACCGAATGCGGTCTGGCGCAGCTCGCCGAGGACGACACCGTCACGGCCGAACCCCGCGGGGTGGAGCCGCAGGCTCTTCGTGATCAAGCCGCCGACGCCCTGGCCCGGGTCTCGGCCGCCGGGTGGTTGACCGGCCGCACCACCAGGGAATTCGGCAGTCCGCACGGCGGGAGTTGGCTGCCGCTGCTGACCGGCTTCACCGAGACCGAGGATCCGGCCGATGTGGTGATCGACTGCTTCGGCATCATGCACGAACCGGATCAGCGGGGCGCCTTCGCGCGGCGGGCGGCGGCCACCGCACCGGACGGGGTGCTGCTGCTGCAGTTCCACTCGCTGCATGCCATCGTCGAGCAGGGCCAGTGGAATGCCCTGCGGCACGGCCACTTCGCCTACTACTCGCTGACCGCGCTGCGGCGACTGCTCGCGGATGCGGGGATGCGGATCGCGGCGGCCTGGGGGTTCGACCTGTACGGCGGAACGGTTCTCGTGGCCGCCGTGCACGCCCCGGCCGAAAGCTCGGAGGCGACCGGCGATGCGCAGGTCGCCCGGATACTGGAGGCGGAGATCAGCCTCTTCGGCGCCGAGCCCGATACCGCCGCCGAGGCCGTGCGAAGTCTTCAGCACGCCGCTGACCAGCAGGCCGCCGCTCTGCGCCGCTGGCTCGAGTATGAAACACTTTCAGGTAGCCGAATCTTCGCCTACGGCGCCGCATCCCGAGCCGTCGCACTACTGCATCTGGCCGGAGCACACCGTGGGCTGCTGGCGGCGGTCGCCGACGCCTCGCCCGCCAAACAGGGCCGGCGCATGCCCGGTACCGATATTCCGATCATCGATCCGGCGGAACTGCTTGCCGCTCAACCGGATCGAGTACTTCTCACGCTGCCGGACCTACTGCAGGAGGTGCGGTCGCGATGGCCCGGGCTGGAGGGAAGGTGGGTGGTCGACATCCCCGAGACAATCTGA
- a CDS encoding glycosyltransferase family 4 protein encodes MKAVFLAHTAAPSGAELATLRLVAAMPPGHTAVIYTEDGPMVRRTQQRGIETRLVRNDFDSRAMTIQKAGLRSLLNGCAGLVRLGWALGATVRELEATVVVAGSTKALLMGAVAARRARVPLIWHVHDRISADYFGRWLAPALRLLGWLVARGSIANSRGTLASLYTWRRRALVAYPGVEFDTPEFADLAQGSAAITRAEQRPATETVVTVVGRLAPWKGQDHFLRALADVRILPREVFLVGGTFFDEESYRDELEVHATALDLPVTFTGHVEDPEPYLRHADILVHCSVLPEPFGQVVVEGMRAGCAVIATRPGGPEEIVDPGVNGLLVDAGDRAQLTRALDTLIADQELRAKLAEAARYRARDFDIAESARAVTDFLTLLPGTRWRRG; translated from the coding sequence GTGAAGGCCGTCTTCCTCGCCCATACCGCGGCTCCCTCGGGCGCCGAACTCGCCACGCTGCGCCTGGTCGCAGCCATGCCCCCGGGGCACACCGCGGTGATCTACACCGAGGACGGTCCCATGGTGCGGCGTACGCAACAGCGCGGGATCGAAACCCGACTGGTGCGCAATGATTTCGACTCCCGAGCGATGACCATCCAGAAGGCCGGTCTCCGCAGTCTGCTCAACGGCTGTGCGGGACTGGTTCGACTGGGCTGGGCGCTGGGCGCCACAGTCCGCGAACTGGAGGCGACAGTGGTGGTGGCTGGTAGCACCAAAGCGCTGCTCATGGGCGCGGTGGCGGCGCGGCGCGCACGGGTGCCGCTGATCTGGCATGTGCACGACCGGATCTCGGCGGACTACTTCGGGCGCTGGCTGGCGCCGGCCCTTCGACTGCTGGGCTGGCTGGTGGCGCGCGGCAGCATCGCCAACAGCCGGGGCACCCTGGCCTCGCTCTACACCTGGCGGCGGCGCGCGCTGGTCGCCTATCCCGGAGTCGAATTCGACACACCGGAGTTCGCCGATCTCGCACAGGGCAGCGCGGCGATCACCCGCGCCGAGCAGCGCCCGGCCACCGAAACCGTCGTCACCGTGGTCGGCCGCCTCGCACCGTGGAAGGGCCAGGACCATTTCCTGCGCGCCCTGGCGGACGTGAGAATCCTGCCGCGCGAGGTGTTTCTGGTCGGGGGCACCTTCTTCGACGAGGAGTCCTACCGCGACGAGCTCGAGGTGCACGCCACCGCGCTGGATCTGCCCGTGACCTTCACCGGTCATGTCGAAGACCCGGAACCCTATCTGCGGCACGCGGATATCCTCGTGCACTGCTCGGTGCTGCCCGAACCCTTCGGACAGGTGGTCGTGGAGGGCATGCGCGCGGGTTGCGCCGTCATCGCCACCCGCCCCGGCGGTCCGGAGGAGATCGTGGACCCCGGCGTGAACGGCCTGCTCGTGGATGCGGGCGACCGCGCCCAGCTGACCCGCGCCCTCGACACCCTCATCGCCGATCAGGAACTGCGCGCCAAACTCGCCGAGGCCGCCCGCTATCGGGCCCGCGATTTCGATATCGCCGAATCCGCCCGCGCGGTCACCGATTTCCTGACGCTGCTACCCGGAACCCGGTGGCGCCGTGGATGA